The Pangasianodon hypophthalmus isolate fPanHyp1 chromosome 5, fPanHyp1.pri, whole genome shotgun sequence genome includes a window with the following:
- the LOC113526070 gene encoding probable G-protein coupled receptor 34: MTTDVMAGQDFHNTSLIISTTAEIQKQDHLTTKCSNFSLNDGSIRVPLAVFYLLFFLLGLAGNLVALWVFLRLHAKKNSVRIFLINLALADLLLMICLPFRVAYHANHDSWSLHPVLCRVVGNVFYMNMYVSIVLLGLISIDRYVKLQKTSSRQRFLSSKQSILTCCLLWVIATVCIIPLITLGKDNRSNMCFQYKHLDNAEWKAYVNLAVVVVFWVVYGTLVTSYGKIAMGLLQVSKEKPDFPNAAKYSRTARKSFFVLFLFTLCFVPYHVVRIFYIYSQITDVSCQWIQLVDKINELSLLLSAFNSCLDPVMYFVLCSSVRRTVLQVLHKNFCLKTSGGYSSSSYDKGRNQREPATQSDTSTL, translated from the coding sequence ATGACTACAGATGTAATGGCAGGGCAAGATTTCCACAACACCTCCCTTATAATCAGCACTACAgcagaaatacaaaaacaagACCATTTAACCACAAAATGCAGCAATTTCAGTTTGAATGATGGCAGTATCCGGGTCCCGCTAGCAGTCTTCTACTTGCTCTTCTTCCTGCTTGGCTTGGCTGGTAACCTGGTAGCCCTCTGGGTGTTCCTGCGACTACACGCCAAGAAGAATTCAGTGCGCATTTTCCTCATTAATCTGGCTTTGGCGGATTTGCTCCTCATGATCTGCCTGCCCTTCCGTGTGGCTTACCATGCCAATCATGACAGCTGGAGCTTGCATCCTGTGCTCTGCAGGGTAGTGGGCAATGTTTTCTACATGAACATGTATGTAAGCATTGTTCTCCTGGGGCTTATTAGTATAGATCGTTATGTGAAGCTGCAGAAGACCTCGAGCAGGCAGAGGTTCCTCAGCAGTAAGCAGAGCATTCTCACATGTTGCCTCCTCTGGGTAATAGCTACTGTTTGCATAATACCACTGATAACCCTGGGTAAAGATAACAGATCCAATATGTGTTTCCAGTACAAACACCTGGACAATGCCGAATGGAAGGCCTACGTAAACTTGGCTGTTGTGGTTGTTTTTTGGGTGGTCTACGGCACTCTGGTAACATCTTATGGGAAGATAGCAATGGGGCTGCTTCAGGTCTCTAAAGAGAAGCCAGATTTTCCAAATGCGGCCAAGTACAGCAGAACAGCTCGGAAGTCCTTCTTTGTCCTCTTTCTCTTCACCTTGTGCTTTGTACCCTATCACGTGGTGAGGATCTTCTACATCTACTCACAGATCACAGACGTTTCATGTCAGTGGATTCAGTTAGTGGACAAGATCAATGAGTTATCTCTGCTGCTTTCTGCGTTTAACAGCTGCCTGGATCCAGTCATGTACTTTGTGCTGTGCAGCTCAGTGCGAAGGACCGTACTGCAGGTGCTGCACAAAAACTTCTGCCTGAAGACTTCTGGTGGCTACAGCAGCTCCAGCTATGATAAGGGAAGAAACCAAAGGGAGCCGGCTACACAGAGCGACACCAGCACATTGTAA
- the LOC113526069 gene encoding probable G-protein coupled receptor 82, which yields MVGCSQFAHFNASSCLCQTFMTYLVLPIVYSVMVLTGLSGNVLSLWIFMAKISTKTPTHIYLINLGISNLILCLTMPFNAAYYALSTSWPASSLKCQLAINVLTPVLHTNIAGGMFILTWLALSRFATLIQHNYGHRPSRCTKVLPGIFLSRLQQTPFALAMCAGTWAFVALGIIPTVVIYATMETERMDNNSQQACYSAPVEVGGSGSQAFAIAGITMFFLCLALVLSAYIAVIRHINRTKINRVISDRQRVCSRVCRNILVIQLVLVICLLPHHIYKAIFIAMAQNNSQSGDLLAECHPFSVHVEVKNALLCLAVLRCSADPFVYFLLDKTFKRHAYGLFRESFTTKESQSSRTMNECGQLSQYDSATLKGALKHEAPSHSKDSKTKQTSDHQFIQEVE from the coding sequence ATGGTGGGCTGTTCCCAGTTTGCTCACTTTAATGCATCCTCTTGCTTGTGTCAGACCTTCATGACATATCTGGTCCTGCCCATTGTCTACAGTGTCATGGTCCTCACAGGCCTGTCTGGCAATGTCCTGTCTCTTTGGATATTCATGGCAAAGATTTCCACTAAAACCCCCACCCACATCTACCTCATCAACCTGGGGATCTCGAATCTGATACTGTGTCTTACCATGCCTTTCAATGCAGCCTACTACGCTCTTAGCACCAGCTGGCCTGCATCcagtctgaaatgtcagttagcCATAAATGTCTTGACCCCAGTTCTCCACACCAACATTGCAGGAGGCATGTTTATTCTCACTTGGCTGGCACTAAGTCGTTTTGCCACACTTATCCAGCATAACTATGGCCATCGCCCAAGCAGGTGCACCAAAGTCCTTCCTGGCATCTTCTTAAGCAGACTGCAGCAAACTCCATTTGCACTGGCCATGTGTGCAGGAACCTGGGCCTTTGTGGCATTGGGGATCATTCCCACAGTGGTGATTTATGCTacgatggagacagagagaatggaCAATAACAGCCAGCAGGCATGTTACAGTGCTCCAGTGGAGGTTGGTGGCTCTGGCTCTCAAGCATTTGCCATTGCAGGGATCACCATGTTCTTTCTCTGCCTGGCTTTGGTGTTGAGTGCCTACATAGCTGTGATCAGACACATCAacaggacaaaaataaataggGTCATCTCTGACAGACAGAGGGTCTGTTCAAGAGTGTGCCGCAACATTTTGGTCATCCAGCTTGTGCTGGTCATTTGTCTCCTCCCACATCACATCTATAAAGCTATTTTCATTGCCATGGCACAGAATAACTCGCAGTCTGGAGACCTCCTAGCAGAATGCCATCCTTTTTCCGTGCATGTAGAGGTTAAGAATGCTCTCCTCTGTTTGGCAGTTCTACGCTGCAGCGCAGACCCCTTCGTTTACTTTCTGCTGGACAAGACGTTTAAAAGGCATGCATATGGTTTGTTTCGAGAAAGCTTTACCACGAAAGAGAGCCAATCATCCAGGACTATGAATGAATGTGGACAGCTTAGTCAGTATGACAGTGCTACTTTAAAAGGTGCTCTAAAACACGAGGCACCTTCACATTCAAAAGACTCAAAGACTAAACAAACTTCTGACCATCAGTTCATTCAGGAGGTGGAGTGA